One window of the Lactobacillus sp. PV034 genome contains the following:
- a CDS encoding histidine phosphatase family protein has translation MKTIYLVRHGQTIINKYDKIQGWCDSPLTDKGITDAKHAGEELANIPFDIALSSDLKRAVDTCDYIIEKNCNHLTLQHIASPFFREQFFGYFEGMNSDEAWQMIGGPHGRPRRQELLLKEKMSIIKDYIHEADPYHDAEDNKAYWDRLDKGFKLIQELDGAENILLVSHSMTIRSIVSRYAPEIPLVPGPANGSITILKMNGDDIKVTEYNKTEF, from the coding sequence GTGAAAACTATCTATCTTGTTAGACATGGCCAAACTATCATTAATAAATACGATAAAATTCAGGGATGGTGTGACAGTCCTTTAACAGATAAAGGGATTACTGATGCAAAACATGCAGGTGAAGAATTAGCAAATATTCCATTCGATATTGCCCTTTCAAGTGACTTGAAACGAGCAGTTGACACATGTGACTACATCATTGAAAAAAATTGTAACCATCTTACTTTACAACATATTGCCAGTCCCTTTTTCCGCGAGCAATTCTTTGGATATTTTGAAGGAATGAACTCTGATGAAGCTTGGCAAATGATTGGTGGACCACATGGCCGCCCACGACGCCAAGAATTACTTCTAAAAGAAAAAATGAGTATCATCAAAGATTATATTCATGAAGCTGATCCTTATCATGATGCTGAAGATAATAAAGCTTACTGGGATCGTTTGGACAAAGGATTCAAACTTATCCAAGAACTTGATGGTGCTGAAAATATTTTACTTGTAAGTCACAGCATGACCATTCGTAGTATCGTTAGCCGTTATGCTCCAGAAATTCCATTAGTTCCTGGACCTGCTAATGGTTCAATTACTATCTTAAAAATGAATGGTGATGACATTAAAGTCACTGAATATAATAAAACTGAATTTTAA
- a CDS encoding nuclear transport factor 2 family protein translates to MIFCILCKRGDNYEVTTGKKKRKREQLIKLWTKSWTEKNNLGIEKVFAPDVHYIRSWGPEYHGLLELQYWFSEKNDRATIIKWDINGFMHDGNATIAHWDVEEKKNKKVEHLEGISLIRWNEDEKVEYVQHFASNMNRFDPYQNTDYPNYSDQQIKRFNDLHN, encoded by the coding sequence ATGATTTTTTGTATCCTGTGTAAAAGAGGGGATAACTATGAGGTTACAACAGGAAAGAAAAAAAGAAAAAGAGAACAATTAATCAAGTTGTGGACAAAAAGTTGGACTGAAAAAAATAATTTAGGAATTGAAAAAGTTTTTGCACCCGATGTGCACTACATTAGAAGTTGGGGTCCAGAATATCATGGTTTACTTGAATTACAATACTGGTTTAGTGAAAAGAATGATCGTGCTACGATAATCAAGTGGGATATAAATGGGTTTATGCATGATGGTAATGCTACAATTGCTCATTGGGATGTTGAAGAAAAGAAAAATAAAAAGGTAGAGCATTTAGAAGGTATTTCACTTATTAGATGGAATGAGGATGAAAAAGTAGAATATGTGCAACACTTTGCTTCAAATATGAATCGTTTTGATCCTTATCAAAATACAGATTATCCTAATTACTCTGATCAACAAATAAAACGTTTTAATGACTTACATAATTAG
- a CDS encoding exodeoxyribonuclease III produces the protein MKFISWNVNGFRAALRHGFLRTFKELDPDILAIQDIRLSPDEIEVETPGYYQYWNYSEEKSYDGTAIFTKEKPQTVAYGIGVPEFDQQGRTITLEFEDYYFVNTYVPFSGEQLQRLAFRQAWDRAFKEYVERLKENKPVVIGGDMSVAHEAIDLAEPSENHHHAGFTEQERDDFTELLDAGFIDTYRYYYPNKTGMYTYWSYRGDARPKNEGWRLDYFLVSDDLQNNLESANILTDIMGSDHCPVSLKIDLKK, from the coding sequence ATGAAGTTTATTTCATGGAACGTAAATGGTTTTAGAGCAGCTTTGAGACATGGCTTCTTAAGAACTTTTAAGGAATTGGATCCAGATATTTTGGCTATTCAAGATATTAGATTATCTCCTGATGAGATAGAAGTGGAAACTCCAGGATATTATCAATATTGGAATTATTCTGAAGAAAAGAGTTATGATGGTACAGCAATTTTTACTAAAGAAAAGCCACAAACTGTAGCTTATGGAATTGGAGTTCCGGAATTTGATCAACAAGGAAGAACAATTACTTTAGAATTTGAAGATTATTATTTTGTAAATACTTATGTACCATTTTCTGGAGAGCAATTACAAAGATTGGCCTTTAGACAGGCTTGGGATCGTGCCTTTAAAGAATATGTTGAAAGGTTAAAAGAAAATAAGCCAGTAGTAATTGGTGGTGATATGAGTGTTGCTCACGAAGCAATAGATTTAGCTGAACCATCAGAAAATCATCATCATGCTGGTTTTACTGAACAAGAGCGAGATGACTTCACTGAATTACTTGATGCTGGATTTATTGATACCTACCGTTACTATTATCCAAATAAGACTGGTATGTATACTTATTGGAGTTATCGTGGCGATGCTCGTCCAAAGAATGAAGGTTGGCGTCTTGATTACTTCTTAGTTTCAGATGATTTACAAAACAACTTGGAAAGTGCTAATATTTTGACTGATATCATGGGCTCAGATCACTGTCCAGTTAGTTTGAAAATTGATTTAAAGAAGTAG
- a CDS encoding matrixin family metalloprotease → MKKFIRNLIILVLIYLAGNLAYLYSRPYLEQTFGTTDILPYLSSRIERVFNPNKFNQLNNDEPQEKGHTFQKNEATVYVDLKNPTLYNAAIDGLKSWNNTGAFTFKMVNDKKNAQIVIKSMDRSDTDAAGLTNTEYNSLTGYLVHATVQLNSYYLLNPAYSYSNNRIVNTVEHELGHAIGLDHQSGISVMYPQGSFYTIQPSDIENVKKIYHEK, encoded by the coding sequence ATGAAAAAATTTATTCGTAACTTAATAATCTTAGTTCTCATTTATCTTGCAGGCAATTTGGCTTACTTATATTCTCGTCCATATTTAGAACAAACTTTTGGTACAACTGATATTTTGCCTTACCTTTCTAGCCGAATAGAGCGAGTCTTTAACCCTAATAAATTTAATCAGCTAAACAATGATGAGCCTCAAGAAAAGGGCCACACCTTTCAAAAAAACGAAGCAACTGTCTATGTTGATCTTAAGAACCCTACTCTGTATAACGCGGCAATTGATGGACTTAAATCTTGGAATAATACTGGTGCCTTCACTTTTAAAATGGTTAATGATAAGAAAAACGCTCAAATAGTCATTAAATCTATGGATCGTTCTGATACAGATGCAGCTGGTCTTACCAATACCGAATATAATTCTTTAACTGGTTACCTAGTTCATGCAACTGTCCAGCTTAATTCATATTATTTACTTAATCCAGCTTATAGTTATAGCAATAATCGAATTGTTAATACAGTTGAGCATGAATTAGGACACGCCATTGGTCTTGATCACCAAAGTGGAATTTCTGTCATGTATCCGCAAGGTTCCTTTTATACTATTCAACCTAGCGACATTGAGAATGTTAAAAAAATCTATCATGAAAAATAA
- the helD gene encoding RNA polymerase recycling motor HelD, translating to MAKESQQELEQQHLDEIMEKIKEKEKSLDKSIDSAQGEARNLNFHYLDDVRLDYDDYSTSIETALTIQQQQQMLKEREHAWQQSTKQLDTLQRLEKSPYFARVDFKEDGEKDSETIYIGLGSFADDQEHFLVYDWRAPISSIYYDGKLGKVTYNAPDGERSVDMTKKRQFIIKDGKIENMFDTNESIGDQMLMNVLNEKSSTQMKSIVTTIQREQNKIIRNTSADLLFVQGAAGSGKTSAIMQRVAYLLYRYRGNLNSGQVIMFSPNQLFNDYVKNVLPEMGEQNMVQMTYWQFVSRRVPGMKVENLFEQFEDNKKDDKIVNLENSLDFFKAVTRYAKHLNKSGMLFKNIYFKSKKKPFFDKEKIKEIYYSFNENYNLRNRIDATQEQLITDLNHRVSSEARKAWVSKTIESLDPQQLKALYDRPDQEFESGEKEEKFLAKKIVTRELKGVAKKINHHRFLNIRSQYLAFLRAVPKILDLSKWKISEAEWQEHIEQVKERLRDHKIKMSDITPYLYLYDLVTGRRTDYTMRYAFIDEIQDYTPFQLAYLKYNFPKAKFTMLGDLNQAIFTKDSSKDLLSQISKLFDPEKTDVVQLTRSYRSTKEITDFTKQILRQGEKIEAFDRKGPKPAFYKRDDIEKEYRVLEDILTENDEQKLTTAIITKTLEEAKQVAQVLKERNIKATLIGSANQRLVEGTLVIPSYLAKGLEFDAVVAWDVSEKQYHEMDETQLLYTIASRAMYKLDLTYVGNKSPILDGIKEQTYVNR from the coding sequence ATGGCTAAAGAATCACAACAAGAATTAGAGCAGCAACATCTTGATGAAATAATGGAAAAGATAAAGGAGAAAGAAAAGTCTCTAGATAAGTCTATTGATTCTGCTCAAGGTGAAGCGCGTAACTTAAACTTTCATTATTTGGATGATGTAAGGCTAGATTATGATGATTATTCTACTTCAATAGAAACTGCACTAACTATCCAACAACAGCAACAAATGCTTAAAGAGCGTGAGCATGCGTGGCAGCAATCTACAAAACAGTTAGATACTTTGCAACGTCTAGAAAAGAGTCCATATTTTGCACGGGTGGACTTTAAGGAAGATGGCGAGAAAGATTCAGAAACTATCTATATTGGTTTGGGTTCATTTGCAGATGATCAAGAACATTTCTTAGTTTATGATTGGCGCGCACCAATTTCATCTATTTATTACGATGGCAAACTGGGGAAAGTTACCTATAATGCTCCTGATGGCGAACGTAGTGTCGATATGACTAAGAAACGCCAGTTTATCATCAAAGATGGCAAAATTGAGAACATGTTTGATACCAATGAGTCAATTGGTGATCAAATGTTGATGAATGTTTTAAACGAAAAATCATCAACTCAGATGAAATCGATTGTTACAACTATTCAGCGTGAGCAAAATAAAATAATTCGTAACACTAGTGCTGATTTACTATTTGTTCAAGGTGCTGCTGGTTCAGGAAAAACGAGTGCGATTATGCAACGAGTAGCTTATCTACTTTATCGTTACCGTGGTAACTTAAATTCTGGCCAAGTAATTATGTTTAGTCCTAACCAATTATTTAATGATTATGTTAAAAATGTTTTGCCTGAGATGGGTGAACAAAACATGGTCCAAATGACTTATTGGCAATTTGTCTCTCGTCGTGTACCTGGCATGAAAGTTGAAAATTTATTTGAACAATTTGAAGATAATAAAAAAGACGATAAGATTGTCAATTTAGAAAATTCCTTAGATTTCTTTAAAGCTGTAACACGCTATGCTAAGCACTTAAATAAGAGTGGAATGCTTTTTAAGAATATCTACTTTAAATCAAAGAAGAAACCATTTTTTGATAAAGAAAAAATCAAAGAAATCTATTATAGCTTTAATGAAAACTATAATTTAAGGAATCGAATTGATGCTACTCAAGAACAATTAATTACCGATTTGAATCATCGTGTAAGTTCAGAAGCTCGAAAAGCTTGGGTAAGCAAAACAATTGAATCTTTAGATCCACAGCAACTTAAGGCCCTTTATGATCGTCCTGACCAAGAGTTCGAATCAGGAGAAAAAGAAGAAAAATTCCTTGCTAAAAAAATTGTTACTAGGGAATTAAAGGGTGTTGCTAAGAAAATTAACCATCATCGCTTCTTAAATATTCGTAGTCAATATTTAGCATTTTTACGTGCAGTACCAAAAATTCTTGATCTATCTAAGTGGAAGATTAGTGAAGCCGAATGGCAAGAACATATTGAGCAAGTCAAAGAACGTTTACGTGATCATAAAATTAAAATGTCTGATATTACTCCTTACTTGTATCTTTATGACTTAGTGACAGGGCGTCGAACTGACTATACTATGCGTTATGCCTTTATTGATGAAATTCAAGATTATACTCCATTCCAATTAGCTTACTTGAAGTATAATTTCCCAAAGGCAAAATTCACGATGCTTGGCGATTTGAATCAAGCTATCTTTACTAAAGATTCAAGTAAAGACTTATTAAGTCAAATCTCTAAGTTGTTTGACCCAGAAAAAACTGATGTTGTTCAGTTAACCCGTTCATATCGTTCTACTAAAGAAATTACTGATTTTACTAAACAAATTTTGCGTCAAGGTGAAAAAATTGAAGCATTTGATCGTAAAGGACCAAAGCCGGCATTTTATAAACGTGATGATATTGAAAAAGAATATCGTGTTTTAGAAGATATTTTGACAGAAAATGATGAGCAAAAGTTAACAACGGCCATTATTACCAAAACTTTGGAAGAAGCTAAACAAGTAGCGCAAGTATTAAAAGAAAGAAATATTAAAGCTACCTTGATTGGCTCAGCTAACCAACGTTTAGTAGAGGGAACACTAGTGATTCCATCTTATTTAGCAAAAGGACTCGAATTTGATGCAGTAGTAGCCTGGGATGTTTCAGAGAAGCAATATCATGAAATGGATGAAACCCAATTACTTTATACTATTGCGTCGAGAGCAATGTATAAGTTAGATCTTACTTATGTAGGAAATAAGAGCCCAATTCTGGATGGTATCAAAGAACAAACTTATGTTAATAGATAA
- a CDS encoding MerR family transcriptional regulator → MNSIWRNIYRDLKVGIGEVSSLTGVTQRQLRYWEEKGYISPIEKDGIRKYSLGTLFCIVFIKEKLDQGYTLASAVKKSKENQKKIKLLRKLLDDPDYQVEITDPDHEYGKINLGILELIDGRKGDLTAIINEEGTHYEFDEN, encoded by the coding sequence ATGAATTCGATATGGCGTAATATCTATCGTGATCTTAAAGTAGGTATTGGCGAAGTAAGTAGTCTTACTGGTGTAACACAAAGGCAATTACGTTACTGGGAAGAAAAAGGATACATTAGCCCCATTGAAAAAGATGGTATCCGCAAGTACAGTCTTGGAACCCTATTTTGTATTGTATTTATCAAAGAAAAACTGGATCAGGGTTATACACTAGCAAGTGCGGTTAAAAAATCAAAAGAAAATCAAAAAAAGATTAAACTGTTACGAAAATTACTTGATGATCCAGACTATCAAGTAGAAATAACAGATCCTGACCATGAATATGGCAAAATTAACTTAGGTATCTTAGAATTAATCGACGGTCGCAAAGGTGATCTGACGGCAATAATTAATGAAGAAGGTACTCATTATGAATTTGATGAAAATTAA